One Nitrospira sp. genomic window, GTCGGCTTGATTCCGAGTGGAGACACGCGTGTAGAGGCCGCAAATAGTCGGAGCAGGTGCAATCGCCATTATGCTGTTCCTTTCGCCTGGAGGCCTAACAGGGCTCGTTCCAGCCTATTGGCTAGGCGGATTCGCTGGTGGTACCAAGACACGTAGCAAATAACACGGACCGCGCGCCATGCCATCCCTCGATTATTGAGAACATACAGTAAGACCTCCGGTGCAAGTCGCTCCTTGGGCAATGATCCCATAAGCCAGACTAGGGCAAAGGCGTCTGCCTCGATGTCTCTATGATCATTCCGATTAAGTGATAGCTGTGTATCGGGCTCCCTCATTTCGGGAAGGTGCAAGTGGACATGCCCCAGTTCGTGGGCGATGACAAACTGCCGGTTCAACGGGTTTAATCCACGACGAAGCACAATCATAACCTGGCCTTCGTCACGTGTCGTGATGCCCTCAATCTTAGGCCCAAACGTGGTCTCCAGGACCTCTACCCCTTGATTAGCGGCGGCTTCTTCTTGATGGTGAAAAGGGAGCGTTTGACAGTGGGGATAGACGGCCTGGAGTTTCTGAATAAAGCGCTCCGGTCGTCGCAACCAATGAATGAACGAGGCGAGCAGACCGGAAATAGTCTTCATCGACGTCCTCTCTTTTTCCTTTGATTGAGGATCACCGCCTGCAACTGCTTCATCGCTTCCTTAAGATCTGCCCTGGAGACTGCTTCGTGTGCACTCAACAGTGCCGGGAGCAGCAAATCTGGGACGCGCTTCGCTTCGACAAGCAGCCGCTCGGGCGGATCGACGCGAAGGACCTCCGCCAATTTCAGAATGAGGGTATCGTCTGGCGGGAGTCCCCGTTCGCCCGATAACAGCCGAGAAAGATAGGCCGGCGAAATCCCGGCTTCACTGGCCACGGTCCTGAGACTGAGGTTAACCGTTTCCATTTGCCTTTTTACCAAGGTGCGGAATCCGTGGGGGACCTGTGGGGTATCTCGATTCATCTCTGGATTATTCATAGGACCACTCTATACCTGAAATGTTGTCCAGCAGTCAACGAAAAATGAACAGTTCTATTGACCGTTGGGCAACGACTCTCTATAGTGCCCTTCACGGAGGAGGATGATGATTAAGAACCATCTGAAAGAATGGCGAGCCCGACAAGCCCAGCGCGGCATTTCCAAGGCCGCCCTTGCACGCAGAATACGGGTGAACCGTTCCTATGTCACAAAGCTTGAGCAGGGAAAGGCAGTCCCCAGCCTGCTCGTCGCCCTGCAACTGGCAGAGTACTTTGGTTGCACCGTGGATGAACTGTTTCAGTTACAGCCCGAAACGACCTTAGATCCTTGCTGTACCGATGTGTTGCCCAATGGGCACCATAATGAACATTGAAATTAATTTCGTTCCAGTCGATCCGCAGGCACGTGAAGAACACACCTACTTGTTGCGGTCTCTTCTTCTCCAGGGTGCGCGACGACTCTCCTCAAAGCCTGTCGGCCTTTCCACTAACCCCACAGAGCCCCCTCTACCGGCTCTCTCGTCCCAACCTGCACCTTTGGAGATATTTCATGTCTGAGCCGTATTCCTCCAGGTTCGAGTCAACACCTCATGCGCCTCAATCCGGTGGTCGCCCTGTCAGACCGGAATGGTCACGTAAGCAGAAACGAGGCTATCAGCGGATTCGCTCGCTCTTGTGGTTTTGGGAAGCCCATCACTTTCAGGTGCTGTGGGTCACGCTTTCGACTGCGGACGGCGGACAGGCGGACAAACTGACCTATCATCACAAGCAACTACGCCAGCGAATCGAGCGCCAGCTAGGTTATCGAGGTTTGGAGTACTACCAAGTCCGCACAGAAGAGGGCCATGGAGTGCTGCATATCTTTTGGGCCTGGCGGGTCCCAGACGGCGAACGTCATCGGCGCTTCTGGATTGCCCAACCGTGGCTTTCCGCGCAATGGGAAGCCTTGCATGGCGCCCCAGTGGTCTGGATTAAGGCCTATGAGGCGGGGCAGCGGTCACGTAATCGTTTGAGCCGGTATGTCATCAGTCAATACGTCCAGGATCAATCCGGGTACGTCAACATGTGTTGGTCCTGGAAGCGCTCTCTCGGCTTCCCGATGAGCACTCTGTGGGAAGAGATGAGAAACCAATGGTCCAGTCGTAATGTCTTCCGACGGATTCGAGGGGAATTAGAAATCCCTCGCATCGTCTTAGTCAAAACCTGGGAAGACCTCCTGGCGGGGCACGCGATTCTCTATAACGGGTTTGTTTTGCAATTAACCCTCGGGAAAGGCCTCACATCGAGTAAGCCATGAGCAGCCATACTTGCGTCAAAATGATCAATTCCTTGTTCGGTCCCACCTCTTGCGGACGGACTGGTGTCATTTATGATCGGGCTCGCAAAGGCTGGCTTTGCTCTGAACACGGCAAAGAACGGCTCTGTGAGTTCTGTCAGGCTGATCCGATGTGGGGTTGCATCTGCTATCAGGGGGACGGCGTAGCACGAGAGATCTTTCTCTGTTGCTCGTGTGCAGGGTTCACCACTCGCAAATTCCACTTCTAACCTTCATCTACAGCCGCCGGGAGAGATTTGCACCAAGTAGCCAACCCTTTCGGACCTCAAGGAGCCATTGTATAAACTGTAACACGTTATCGATTGAAGCCTTACGGCCATCCGGCTTCTGCGGCT contains:
- a CDS encoding ImmA/IrrE family metallo-endopeptidase, which gives rise to MKTISGLLASFIHWLRRPERFIQKLQAVYPHCQTLPFHHQEEAAANQGVEVLETTFGPKIEGITTRDEGQVMIVLRRGLNPLNRQFVIAHELGHVHLHLPEMREPDTQLSLNRNDHRDIEADAFALVWLMGSLPKERLAPEVLLYVLNNRGMAWRAVRVICYVSWYHQRIRLANRLERALLGLQAKGTA
- a CDS encoding helix-turn-helix transcriptional regulator, which encodes MNNPEMNRDTPQVPHGFRTLVKRQMETVNLSLRTVASEAGISPAYLSRLLSGERGLPPDDTLILKLAEVLRVDPPERLLVEAKRVPDLLLPALLSAHEAVSRADLKEAMKQLQAVILNQRKKRGRR
- a CDS encoding helix-turn-helix transcriptional regulator, which gives rise to MMIKNHLKEWRARQAQRGISKAALARRIRVNRSYVTKLEQGKAVPSLLVALQLAEYFGCTVDELFQLQPETTLDPCCTDVLPNGHHNEH